AACATGCAGAGCCTTCACCACTCCCTGTGCAGTGCCATTCTGGAGCCGCCAAGCTCTGGATGCCATGCCTCCAGGGGTGTTGTGACACGCCAAATGGAGCAGTCTGATGGTACTGATGCGAGAGTGAGATGAAGGGTTGGGGTCAGCATGAGTCAATAAGACTCAGGCAACCCAGCTTCCTACCATCAGATCTTTTCACTGAACCCGTTTTTAAGAGTTCTTTGAGTGGTTTAATTTCTTGGTTCCCAACGACGAAGAGTTGGGACCAGGTCTTGGGAAGCTCTACAGAAATTACCTTCAAAACGAGCCGCCCCCCAGCAGAAAAAtccagcatatgttgtgttttggatgCTGGTCCAGAATGCTATGATAGACCAGCATTGTAAActggtccaccagctaaacctGCACCAAAATACAACatatgctggtctatgctggtttgTTCAGCAGGACAGAAGCAAATTCAGCTTTAACTGTAGTCATAAAAAACTAAAAGTGTTGAGAAAGTGGTAGGTGCTGCCTAATAATATTTTTCATCCCTATTTGTATGCTAGTTGTGATTTAGATTTACCCACCAACCAGATGGAGACATTCCCCCAGCAGGAACACATTTACTGGGTTTGGGAAACATAAACCAGTATAgaattaaaggatatttattttcaCAGatatataaaacatttttaaatctcCTGTGATGAATTAAAAAGTTGTTTTTCAGTGTTGGGTTCAAAGGTCAACTATTTCCAATCATGtaattgtgcttgagtgtgtaacATTTTAATTTGTCTTTAACCACTGCAACTTTATGCCAACTATATTCACTGGGCCTTTGTCCTTCACTTCTCTCATAATTAAAtgttaaaaatgtaaataaaaactgGAAATCACCATTTACTGACACCACTACATTATTTATACAACCCAAGAATCCCCCAAAAATAAACTTTGCCGTTTCATTTTAAGCTTTACCAGCATCAGAGATGAATGACCTCCACACTTTGCTTTGATTATGTTCTACAAAAATATAATCAACTAAGAATTTTATTTACACCTGGAGTTTTATTTTAGAAATTACTTTAAAAAACGAGCTGCTGTGATCTTGATGCGGGGTTTATTTTGTATCCAGATCTCATTTAGAGGACATCCTAACGAGGGACTTTCCACAGATGGAATATACTCTGAGTAACCAGCACCTAAATAACACGGTGGGCTTAGGTAGCAGCAGATTTTAGCTTCCAGCACAGCAGAGGACAACACGTCTGCCCTACTTCTCAAGAACAGGACTAAAATAAGTTGAAGTCAAGCGAGCAGCAGAGAAACAATGAGTAAGCAGAGAAGAGATGCAGGTGCTGGAGCTCAGTCATGGAGAAGACGTTCGACAGCTGGCCTGTCGTAAGGTGACTTATTCTCTTCAGCCGACAAACACACGAGCCAACAAAAAGCTTTACTTTCAACCTTTTATTGTTCAACAAAACATTTCAACTGTAACAAACCCAAAAAAGTACCAAGCCTGCACAAAAATCTTTAGTTTTACATCTGAATCTGTAAAAGCTGCAGGTCTGGATCTAGTAGAACCTTTTGATGCAGCTCTGTGCTGGTTCTAGTCGTAAAAACAGGCATGCTATTAGAGTTTTAGCAGACTAATATGGCTGAAATTTCTCCACCTGCTGGCAAAAGAATAAAGCACACGTTAAACAGAAAACAGCATTCGGTTACCTAAGTGTTGCATATCTGCTGCCAAGGTTAGACAATCTTTCAAGAAATATATAAATAGAAGATAAAGGTTTTACATATCAGGCAAAAAGCATTAATGAGATCCAGCAATACAATTTTTACCCTAATTATAACCATTAAAATAAAATCTTGTATTTACAGAAATCCTTTCAGAGGTGTCACAGCGGAACGCTTCAAATCTATCTCCTAACACTTCCCTCCACATCGGTAAGTAAATCACACACGAGGACTAGATTACAAGTGCAGCCAATCAGGAGGCTTACTTAGAAGCTGCagcataaataaattaaatacaaATTGTTCTTTTTAACTTAAGtgtaaaatatatatttagaTGTTTTAACTGAAAACAATCAGAACAGATCTGGGTCATGAGGTTAGCAATCAGAAGACACGACTACTTCAGCTGCTAGATTGTTCGTTGAAAACACTTTTTCTtcagctgaaaagaaacatttaaaAGATACTTTGAAATGGTTTTAGAAACCTGCAGCAGCGGAAAACAAAAGCTCGTTCTGAATCGTGACACTTGGAGATTGAAAGAATTTCCAACAAAACCAAAGAAAGCTTTTCATACTACATACCTGCCCGCAGTGACCCAGCGGTTTGTAAATAAGGACTACGGCTCGTCTGTGGAGGAAGAAAACAGTTTAGAGGAAATAGATTTTTATTATAAACGATGCAACTCCAAGATTTTAACACGCAAAGTGAACAAACCCTGGAAACAACCAGCCAAAGGAACCAAACGTGAAAAACCACTGAAAGCCTTCATGACTCTAAATAAAAGCTCACACCAGCTGATCACTTCTTGTGAACATTTATAAACAAATACTTCTGCCTTGTCCCTTCTTTAGCACGTGGAGGAAAAATGTTTAGAAAAACAAACTAGTCCAAAGTCTCATCAGGCCCTTTCATAGGCAATGTGATGTAATAGAAAACCATGGATCAAAAGCAAGCTTCACCAAGCGCTATAACGTGTTTACTTCTGTAGATGTTCAGTAAGGTGCAGGTTTAGGTTCAGTCATCCATAAATATGTTTGTTTTATCTCTTCCTTTGTTTCACTTGTGTTTCTGTTAAGGTGTCCAAACCCGACAGCTCCGCGTGCGTTCTAAAGAACAAACGTCTTAATAACTTTCTGAATAATCTGCCCACATCCCGGACACGGAGCCTGGAACTTATGCAGCCTCCTCGCACACGGGAAGCATGTGAGCAGGTGAGCCGTGCGTCCGTGTATTATAGTTCCATTACGCGTTCGAACTCGACACAGCTTGCACGGTTCCAGTAATTCCTCCTTTCGCTCGTCTTGCACCTCCATGCCTGAGCTCTCCTGCCTCTCCCCTTCTGAAAGCTGGTCATATTTGTGGAAACCAGACGACCGCGGCCCCTTGCCTTTCCCCATATCCATGGTGGTCACAGGTGACTCAGCTGTGGAATGGGAGGGGGGCAGGATGACCGGATCagacattgtcctgctgcagtcgGGGACGTCGATGCCTGCGTCACTGTCGTCGTCTTCATCGTGGGTAGAGAGAGAGCTGCATGCTGGGATGTCAGGAACAGACAGGGAGTGTGCGAGGCGGGGGACATCTTTGTACCAGTTCTTCCGTAGCGCCCAGCAGCGAACACAGTACCTCTGGATGGGGACGTTATACTTTCTACACTCTGTGCACTGCCATGCGTCCTGCAGAACACAGCAGACACAAATTTAAGTCTGAAGCTTAAATCAAAAAGGACGAGGTTTAAAAAGATCCTGACCTGAGTGGAGACCTCTATGTCCGTGTCATCACTCAGACACTGGGAGTCTTCCTCAGGCTCCTCCTGCATCTGAACGAGCACATTTATGTTTTTATGTAGGAGATCTGGAAATGAAGCCAGGTGAAAAAGCCCTACCTCTCGATCTGCCTTCTCCTCTTTTCCTCCTCCGTAATCATCATCGAGAGAGCCTTCTTCCCCAACACTTCCTTCCTCCAGCACGGCTTCTTTCATTTCCACGCTCACCTGTTCACTCTCACCCTCGGTCAGGAACCAGAGGTCTTCTGTGGTGTCGGACACCACAGCTGTGTCCTCCTCCTGTGCAACAGACAGCTGACTCATCAGTCAGATTACCACCGAGTCATCAGCCAGACACAACCTCTAATAATAAAGACTGAAAAACACGTAACACCACTTTTATATGTAGCTGATCAAACTGAtttattttgaatatttttaGGTTTTCAGGGAATTTTCTAGCAACATA
This sequence is a window from Nothobranchius furzeri strain GRZ-AD chromosome 3, NfurGRZ-RIMD1, whole genome shotgun sequence. Protein-coding genes within it:
- the mdm4 gene encoding protein Mdm4 isoform X2, with product MNSLSAHSTASSSSCRTLPGEGNQVQPKAPLLQILRVAGAQEDVFTLKEVMHYLGQYIMGKQLYDKQRQHIVHCQDDPLGELLEVESFSVKNPSPVYEMLKKYLVVLGSADAAENLSVRRECVEGGVEDRGQVCGGVVKAGAAAGGERPPLQTPSQRRPRDPDDESVEGLPRSACKRPKLDVSLDEWDLSGLPWWFLGNLRNNYSRRSNGSTDIHTNQEEDTAVVSDTTEDLWFLTEGESEQVSVEMKEAVLEEGSVGEEGSLDDDYGGGKEEKADREMQEEPEEDSQCLSDDTDIEVSTQDAWQCTECRKYNVPIQRYCVRCWALRKNWYKDVPRLAHSLSVPDIPACSSLSTHDEDDDSDAGIDVPDCSRTMSDPVILPPSHSTAESPVTTMDMGKGKGPRSSGFHKYDQLSEGERQESSGMEVQDERKEELLEPCKLCRVRTRNGTIIHGRTAHLLTCFPCARRLHKFQAPCPGCGQIIQKVIKTFVL
- the mdm4 gene encoding protein Mdm4 isoform X1, with translation MNSLSAHSTASSSSCRTLPGEGNQVQPKAPLLQILRVAGAQEDVFTLKEVMHYLGQYIMGKQLYDKQRQHIVHCQDDPLGELLEVESFSVKNPSPVYEMLKKYLVVLGSADAAENLSVRRECVEGGVEDRGQVCGGVVKAGAAAGGERPPLQTPSQRRPRDPDDESVEGLPRSACKRPKLDVSLDEWDLSGLPWWFLGNLRNNYSRRSNGSTDIHTNQLSVAQEEDTAVVSDTTEDLWFLTEGESEQVSVEMKEAVLEEGSVGEEGSLDDDYGGGKEEKADREMQEEPEEDSQCLSDDTDIEVSTQDAWQCTECRKYNVPIQRYCVRCWALRKNWYKDVPRLAHSLSVPDIPACSSLSTHDEDDDSDAGIDVPDCSRTMSDPVILPPSHSTAESPVTTMDMGKGKGPRSSGFHKYDQLSEGERQESSGMEVQDERKEELLEPCKLCRVRTRNGTIIHGRTAHLLTCFPCARRLHKFQAPCPGCGQIIQKVIKTFVL